In a single window of the Thermus amyloliquefaciens genome:
- a CDS encoding ATP phosphoribosyltransferase regulatory subunit gives MIPEGTRFLLPPEARLKAELIGRLRELFLRHGYEPVELPALESYDPSHPLAQRAFKLVDKTGEVLALRSEFTTLLAKLLRPHLGEGVHRFQYAGPLWLREADAELGRLREYTQVGLELIGATGPLADAEVLHLAFAALEALGLEGVVEVGLPSLVGEVLKASGLPEGAQQEAQRAIHRKNLPELEALLGRYPLPPEARKTLLALPDLYGEREVLEEAKGLPLPERAKRALADLEKTLEVLDRPVLLDLGMARRYEYYSGIFFRAYTPGFGLPLLGGGRYDGALLPQAAGFALGVERALEALRPPQKEEAPEVLALDLKALRRFAGERRVELFHGEDPEGYAQRRGIPFLAQGERLWRVE, from the coding sequence ATGATCCCCGAAGGCACCCGGTTCCTCCTCCCCCCCGAGGCCCGGCTCAAGGCCGAGCTCATAGGTAGGCTACGGGAGCTTTTCCTGCGCCACGGGTATGAGCCCGTGGAGCTTCCGGCTTTGGAGAGCTACGACCCCTCCCATCCCCTGGCGCAAAGGGCCTTCAAGCTGGTGGACAAGACGGGGGAGGTGCTGGCCCTAAGGAGCGAGTTCACCACCCTCTTGGCCAAGCTGCTTAGGCCCCACCTGGGGGAAGGGGTCCATCGCTTCCAGTACGCGGGCCCCCTCTGGCTCCGGGAGGCGGACGCGGAGCTCGGCCGCCTCCGGGAGTACACCCAGGTGGGCCTGGAGCTCATCGGGGCCACGGGGCCTTTGGCGGACGCGGAGGTCTTGCACCTGGCCTTCGCGGCCCTCGAGGCCCTGGGCCTGGAGGGGGTGGTGGAGGTGGGCCTGCCCAGCCTGGTGGGGGAGGTGCTCAAGGCCTCGGGCCTGCCGGAAGGGGCGCAGCAGGAGGCGCAGCGGGCCATCCACCGCAAAAACCTGCCCGAGCTGGAGGCCCTCCTTGGGCGTTACCCCCTGCCCCCAGAGGCCCGGAAGACCCTCCTGGCCCTCCCCGACCTCTACGGGGAAAGGGAGGTGCTGGAGGAGGCCAAGGGGCTTCCCCTGCCCGAGCGGGCCAAGAGGGCCCTGGCCGACCTGGAAAAAACCCTGGAGGTTTTGGACAGGCCCGTCCTCCTAGACCTGGGCATGGCCCGGCGCTACGAGTACTACTCCGGCATCTTCTTCCGCGCCTACACCCCGGGCTTCGGCCTGCCCCTTTTGGGCGGGGGGCGGTACGACGGGGCGCTTCTGCCCCAGGCGGCGGGCTTTGCCTTAGGGGTGGAAAGGGCCCTGGAGGCCCTTAGGCCCCCCCAGAAGGAGGAGGCCCCCGAGGTCCTGGCCCTGGACCTTAAGGCCCTGCGGCGCTTCGCCGGGGAGAGGCGGGTGGAGCTCTTCCACGGGGAAGACCCCGAGGGCTATGCCCAAAGGCGGGGCATCCCCTTCCTGGCCCAGGGGGAGAGGCTTTGGAGGGTGGAATGA
- the dcd gene encoding dCTP deaminase, whose amino-acid sequence MIKPDWWIREMAKKGMIEPFEERLVREGVISYGLSSFGYDLRAAPEWKIFTNVFSTVVDPKGFDPRSFVEYEGEEVIIPPNSFALTRSVEYIRMPENVIAIALGKSTYARCGIVANVTPLEPGWEGHVTLEISNTTPLPAKVYANEGIVQIVFLEGPRPETTYKDRQGKYQGQRGITLPRV is encoded by the coding sequence ATGATTAAGCCGGACTGGTGGATCCGGGAGATGGCCAAAAAGGGCATGATTGAGCCCTTTGAGGAGAGGCTGGTGCGGGAGGGGGTTATAAGCTACGGGCTTTCCAGCTTCGGCTACGACCTCCGGGCCGCCCCGGAGTGGAAGATCTTCACCAACGTCTTCTCCACGGTGGTGGACCCCAAGGGCTTTGACCCGAGGAGCTTCGTGGAGTACGAGGGAGAGGAGGTCATCATCCCCCCCAACTCCTTTGCCCTCACCCGGAGCGTGGAGTACATCCGCATGCCGGAAAACGTCATCGCCATCGCCCTGGGCAAGAGCACCTACGCCCGGTGCGGCATCGTGGCCAACGTGACGCCCTTGGAGCCCGGCTGGGAGGGGCACGTGACCTTGGAGATCTCCAACACCACCCCCCTGCCCGCCAAGGTCTACGCCAACGAGGGCATCGTGCAGATCGTGTTCCTGGAAGGCCCCAGGCCCGAAACCACCTACAAGGACCGCCAGGGCAAGTACCAGGGGCAAAGGGGCATCACCCTGCCCCGGGTGTAG
- a CDS encoding peptidylprolyl isomerase, with translation MGVRALLLGLLVLLGACRGESMKPLPYLSEKPVRSFKAPEVVLEPGKDYYARLQTTKGEILLDLLEKEAPNTVNSFVFLALHRYFEGVVWHRVIPGFVAQTGDPTGTGTGGPGYTFGLEIAPGLAFDREGMVGMARTQDPNSNGSQFFITLAPTPHLTGQYTLFAKVVEGMEVVRRLSPTEGPGAGAERDKILRVEILVKE, from the coding sequence ATGGGGGTGCGCGCGCTTCTTCTTGGCCTTTTGGTCCTCCTCGGCGCCTGCAGAGGTGAGAGCATGAAGCCCCTCCCCTACCTCTCCGAGAAGCCGGTGCGCTCCTTCAAGGCCCCGGAGGTGGTCCTGGAGCCCGGCAAGGACTATTACGCCCGCCTCCAGACCACCAAGGGGGAGATCCTTTTGGACCTCCTGGAGAAGGAAGCTCCCAACACCGTGAACTCCTTCGTCTTTCTGGCCCTTCACCGCTACTTTGAGGGGGTGGTCTGGCACCGGGTGATCCCCGGCTTCGTGGCCCAGACCGGGGACCCCACGGGCACCGGCACCGGGGGCCCGGGCTACACCTTCGGCCTGGAGATCGCCCCGGGTTTGGCCTTTGACCGGGAAGGGATGGTGGGCATGGCCCGCACCCAGGACCCCAACTCCAACGGCAGCCAGTTCTTCATCACCCTGGCCCCCACCCCGCACCTCACGGGGCAGTACACCCTCTTCGCCAAGGTGGTGGAGGGGATGGAGGTGGTCCGGCGCCTAAGCCCCACGGAGGGCCCGGGGGCCGGGGCGGAGCGGGACAAGATCCTCCGCGTGGAGATCCTGGTCAAGGAATGA
- a CDS encoding RidA family protein gives MEAIRTDKAPQAIGPYSQAVRAGGLVFVSGQIPLRPDGTLAEGDIRAQTEQVMENLKAILEAAGSSLARVVQTTCFLADLEDFPLFNEVYAGYFSPPYPARATVAVKALPKGVRVEVACVALAD, from the coding sequence ATGGAAGCCATCCGCACCGACAAAGCTCCCCAGGCCATCGGCCCTTACTCCCAGGCGGTGCGGGCCGGTGGCCTGGTCTTCGTCTCCGGCCAGATCCCCCTAAGGCCCGACGGCACCCTGGCGGAAGGGGATATCCGCGCCCAAACGGAGCAGGTGATGGAGAACCTGAAGGCCATCCTCGAGGCGGCGGGCTCTTCCCTCGCCCGGGTGGTGCAGACCACCTGCTTCCTGGCCGACCTGGAGGACTTCCCCCTCTTCAACGAGGTCTACGCGGGCTATTTCTCGCCCCCCTATCCCGCCCGGGCCACGGTGGCGGTGAAGGCCCTGCCCAAGGGGGTCCGGGTGGAGGTGGCCTGCGTGGCCCTGGCGGATTAA
- a CDS encoding NUDIX hydrolase, producing MRRKRQVRVARKRVVSAGGVVLRGRVPEVLVVSLKGGRVVTLPKGQVEPGERYAETAVREVREETGVEAAVLSPLGKVRYYFTVRNGGEPVTVSKEVHYFLMAYRGGEPRPQLTEVEEAFFLPASEALERLSYPNEREMLLKALARWRPSRQDASPEREA from the coding sequence GTGCGGAGGAAGCGGCAGGTGCGGGTGGCTAGGAAACGGGTGGTGTCCGCCGGGGGCGTGGTCCTGCGGGGAAGGGTGCCCGAGGTGTTGGTGGTCTCCCTGAAGGGGGGACGGGTGGTGACCCTGCCCAAGGGCCAGGTGGAGCCCGGGGAGCGCTACGCGGAAACGGCGGTGCGCGAGGTGCGGGAGGAGACCGGGGTGGAGGCGGCGGTGCTTTCCCCTTTGGGCAAGGTGCGCTACTACTTCACCGTGCGGAATGGGGGAGAGCCGGTTACGGTGAGCAAGGAGGTGCACTATTTTCTCATGGCCTACCGCGGGGGCGAACCCAGGCCCCAGCTCACCGAGGTGGAGGAGGCCTTTTTCCTGCCCGCCTCAGAAGCCTTGGAGCGCCTCTCCTATCCCAACGAGCGGGAGATGCTCCTAAAGGCCCTGGCCCGGTGGCGTCCCTCCCGGCAGGATGCCTCCCCGGAACGCGAGGCCTAA
- the nrdR gene encoding transcriptional regulator NrdR, which yields MKCPYCGHPDTRVVDSRPSDEGAAIRRRRECPACGRRFTTYERTQLEPLMVVKRDGRKEPFNPDKLLRGLLLACEKRPVDQEALRRFAYTFEDQVTGPEITSEEIGLKAMAFLKDLDHVAYIRFASVYREFDSVERFIEEIRRLGGVDKKEGA from the coding sequence GTGAAGTGCCCATACTGTGGCCATCCCGACACCCGGGTGGTGGACTCCCGGCCCTCCGACGAGGGGGCGGCCATCCGCCGCCGCCGGGAGTGCCCGGCTTGCGGCCGCCGCTTCACCACCTACGAGCGCACCCAGCTGGAGCCCCTGATGGTGGTGAAGCGGGATGGCCGCAAGGAACCCTTCAACCCGGACAAGCTCCTTCGGGGCCTCCTTTTGGCCTGCGAAAAGCGGCCGGTGGATCAGGAGGCCCTGAGGCGCTTTGCCTACACCTTTGAGGACCAGGTGACGGGTCCGGAGATCACCTCGGAGGAGATCGGGCTTAAGGCCATGGCCTTCCTAAAGGATCTGGACCACGTGGCCTACATCCGTTTCGCCTCCGTATACCGGGAGTTTGATTCCGTGGAGCGCTTCATTGAGGAGATCCGCCGCCTAGGGGGTGTTGACAAGAAGGAGGGGGCTTGA
- a CDS encoding SDR family NAD(P)-dependent oxidoreductase translates to MSRDILGLEGRIVMVTGAGRGFGRAIAHGYGRNGATVIAVDPDVEMATGVASEVEALGATAIPIRGDMSVVLDVTSTFEKVEELFGLLDGIVHVTTAESKTPFVELLEGEWYDLMSQDVKSSLYVLQQGLRHLAGGGFVTLVLPPAVRIEPHTLSVRRAVEGLIEGVTRTFPGVRVNGVVPSRDPVSEAYDQALVRAALGLGSMVSEGVRGVVLEVELPEPPPSPEVYELLREVP, encoded by the coding sequence ATGTCACGGGATATCCTAGGCCTCGAGGGGCGGATTGTCATGGTGACGGGGGCCGGCAGGGGCTTCGGCCGGGCCATCGCCCACGGCTACGGGCGCAACGGGGCCACGGTCATCGCCGTGGACCCCGATGTGGAGATGGCCACCGGTGTGGCCTCGGAGGTGGAGGCCTTGGGGGCCACGGCCATCCCCATTCGGGGCGATATGAGCGTGGTTTTGGATGTGACCAGCACTTTTGAAAAGGTGGAGGAGCTTTTTGGGCTACTGGACGGGATCGTCCACGTGACCACCGCCGAGAGCAAGACCCCCTTTGTGGAGCTATTGGAGGGGGAGTGGTACGACCTCATGAGCCAGGATGTGAAGTCCAGCCTGTACGTGCTCCAGCAGGGCTTGCGCCACCTGGCCGGGGGCGGGTTTGTCACCCTGGTGCTGCCGCCAGCGGTGCGCATCGAGCCCCATACCCTTTCCGTGCGCCGGGCGGTGGAAGGGCTCATCGAGGGGGTCACCCGCACCTTCCCCGGGGTTCGGGTCAACGGGGTGGTGCCCTCGCGGGATCCCGTTTCCGAGGCCTACGACCAAGCCTTGGTCCGGGCGGCCTTGGGCTTGGGCTCCATGGTTTCCGAAGGGGTGCGCGGGGTGGTGCTGGAGGTGGAGCTTCCCGAGCCTCCCCCATCCCCCGAGGTCTACGAGCTCCTCAGGGAAGTGCCGTGA
- a CDS encoding putative Ig domain-containing protein, with the protein MRKLGLLVLLLAACGTQDPTGAGMEPLRLTSANLPPAYLGENYSVAFSAEGGVRPYSFSLEGKLPQGLAFQGGRISGVPKEKGQFPLTLTVEDGAKNSRVQRLTLTVSDPPPPRLTLVAPPAQVEGPFLLLARVEVREALGFQLELPLRDLSPDLASLKVPSPAYLLDYDPEAGLLRLDVAFAKPVRDQEVLRLLLTPQKPLTPRLSPRVVLYDKEGKPLGEALKRGKPFADLLQLAQNWGKEGKELKGDLNGDGKVDGADLQALGQGYFAKPSSLPPAGKENGQDQGEGQTP; encoded by the coding sequence ATGCGAAAGCTCGGCCTCCTGGTCCTCTTGCTGGCGGCCTGCGGCACCCAAGACCCCACGGGGGCGGGGATGGAGCCCTTGCGCCTCACCAGCGCCAACCTTCCCCCCGCCTACCTGGGGGAGAACTACAGCGTAGCCTTCAGCGCCGAGGGCGGCGTGCGCCCCTACAGCTTTAGCCTCGAGGGCAAGCTCCCCCAGGGCCTTGCCTTCCAGGGGGGGCGGATCAGCGGGGTACCCAAGGAGAAGGGCCAGTTCCCCCTCACCCTCACCGTGGAGGACGGGGCCAAGAATAGCCGGGTCCAGCGGCTTACCCTCACCGTCTCCGACCCCCCTCCCCCTAGGCTCACCCTGGTGGCCCCCCCCGCCCAGGTGGAGGGGCCCTTCCTGCTCTTGGCCCGGGTGGAGGTGCGGGAGGCTTTGGGCTTTCAGCTGGAGCTTCCCTTAAGGGATCTGAGCCCGGATCTTGCCAGCCTGAAGGTGCCTAGCCCGGCCTACCTCCTGGACTACGACCCGGAAGCAGGGCTTTTGCGCTTGGATGTGGCCTTTGCTAAGCCGGTGAGGGACCAGGAGGTCCTCCGCCTCCTCCTCACCCCGCAAAAACCCCTCACCCCCAGGCTCTCCCCCCGGGTGGTCCTCTACGACAAGGAGGGCAAACCCCTGGGGGAGGCCTTGAAGCGGGGTAAACCCTTTGCCGACCTCCTCCAGCTGGCCCAGAACTGGGGCAAGGAGGGGAAGGAGCTTAAAGGGGACCTGAACGGGGACGGCAAGGTGGACGGCGCCGACCTTCAGGCCCTGGGGCAGGGGTACTTTGCCAAGCCCTCGTCCCTTCCCCCTGCGGGGAAGGAAAACGGCCAGGACCAGGGGGAGGGGCAGACCCCATGA
- the meaB gene encoding methylmalonyl Co-A mutase-associated GTPase MeaB, which produces MTVQEGHVEELLQRFHQGDVRALARALTLVESGHPVGQELLKRLRGQSRAKVVGITGSPGAGKSTLTDRLILEARKRGERVGVLAVDPSSPFTGGAILGDRIRMMRHHQDPGVYIRSLASRGALGGLAGATVAALALLEAFGFDRIFVETVGVGQSEVDIARVADTTLLVLTPAAGDAVQAFKAGVMEIADLFAVNKFDLPGGERIIQELKSALELAPPRPGGWRPAIYPTVAATGEGVEALFQGLEAHHQHLVAHGLLEAHRLERARFEVESVIQEWGRKRTQGAGELVARVARGELSPEEAALALLDPKTPP; this is translated from the coding sequence ATGACCGTCCAGGAAGGCCACGTGGAAGAGCTTCTCCAGCGCTTCCACCAAGGGGATGTGCGGGCCTTGGCCCGGGCCCTCACCCTGGTGGAATCGGGACACCCCGTGGGGCAGGAGCTCCTCAAGCGCCTGCGGGGGCAGAGCCGGGCCAAGGTGGTGGGCATCACGGGAAGCCCGGGGGCCGGCAAGAGCACCCTCACGGACCGCCTGATCCTGGAGGCCAGGAAACGGGGGGAACGGGTGGGGGTCTTGGCCGTGGACCCCTCCAGCCCCTTTACGGGAGGGGCCATCCTGGGGGACCGCATCCGCATGATGCGCCACCACCAGGACCCTGGGGTCTACATCCGCTCCCTGGCCTCGAGGGGCGCCCTGGGGGGCCTGGCTGGGGCCACGGTGGCCGCCTTGGCCCTGCTGGAGGCCTTCGGCTTTGACCGCATCTTTGTGGAAACCGTGGGGGTGGGCCAGAGCGAGGTGGACATCGCCCGGGTGGCGGACACCACCCTGCTCGTCCTCACCCCGGCGGCGGGGGATGCGGTGCAGGCCTTTAAGGCCGGGGTGATGGAGATCGCCGACCTCTTCGCCGTGAACAAGTTTGACCTTCCCGGTGGGGAAAGGATCATCCAGGAGCTAAAAAGCGCCTTGGAGCTGGCGCCTCCCCGGCCGGGGGGCTGGCGTCCGGCCATCTACCCCACGGTGGCGGCCACCGGGGAAGGGGTGGAGGCGCTTTTCCAGGGCCTGGAGGCCCACCACCAGCACCTTGTGGCCCACGGGCTCCTCGAGGCCCACCGCCTGGAACGGGCCCGGTTTGAGGTGGAAAGCGTCATCCAGGAATGGGGGCGGAAAAGAACCCAAGGCGCAGGCGAGTTGGTGGCCAGGGTGGCCCGGGGGGAGCTTTCCCCAGAGGAGGCCGCCTTGGCCCTCCTGGACCCCAAAACCCCTCCCTAA
- a CDS encoding macro domain-containing protein: MARIRVAEGDITEFRGDALVNAANNHLKLGAGVAGAILRKGGPSIQEECDRIGPIRVGEAAVTGAGNLGVRYVIHAAVLGDEPASLETVRKATRSALAKAAELGLRTVAFPLLGTGVGGLPVEAVARVMLEEIKKAPDTLEVTLYGYRKEDAEAIRKAL; encoded by the coding sequence ATGGCCCGCATCCGCGTGGCAGAAGGGGACATCACCGAGTTCCGGGGGGACGCCCTGGTGAACGCCGCCAACAACCACCTGAAGCTGGGGGCGGGGGTGGCGGGGGCCATCCTGCGGAAAGGGGGCCCCTCCATCCAGGAGGAGTGCGACCGCATCGGCCCCATCCGGGTGGGCGAGGCCGCGGTCACGGGGGCGGGGAACCTGGGGGTGCGCTACGTGATCCACGCCGCCGTCCTGGGGGACGAACCTGCCAGCCTGGAAACCGTGCGGAAGGCCACCCGAAGCGCCCTGGCCAAGGCGGCGGAACTGGGGCTTAGGACCGTGGCCTTTCCCCTCCTCGGCACCGGGGTGGGGGGGCTTCCCGTGGAGGCGGTGGCCCGGGTGATGCTGGAGGAGATCAAGAAGGCCCCGGATACCCTCGAGGTCACCCTCTACGGCTACCGCAAGGAGGACGCCGAGGCCATCCGCAAGGCCCTCTAA
- a CDS encoding protein kinase domain-containing protein: protein MTGMVLGGRYRLEASLGSGGMAEVWRAVDERLGRKVAVKLLHPRALPPERERFLLEVRALSRLFHPGIVQVLDLGEEEGRPYFVMELVEGGTFDRLGPFEEGPEGERILEAAIRVMEALAHLHAQGILHRDLTPKNILLTKEGYPKVMDFGLAYLLQESRHLTRTGYTLGTPTYMAPEQAKGLPLTPKADLYSLGAVLYRTLTGRPPFEGENDQAVLFQHVYEAPKPPQALNPAIPKGVAEAVLSLLAKHPEERPSHPRLFQSPLQELQALRLATPRAGSSRSGHYPLAPDPRRLSLKGKLDLGGEAAWPGEMVYAHGRVYLGAGRGLAEVDLLSGTVRREPLPEEVTAPPVVRGGVYVAAWDGRVRRFRAQALEWSADTGAEITAAPLVLGERVFVASRDGSLYAFERGRLLYRFQAGGHLSASPTFHRGLLFLASEDGFLYALDPDTGALRYKVKTGPVHAPVAAHRGVLFIPTWEGEVYAFEPLGRETLWNTAVEGEIWGGLALDEERVYVAAWDGILRALDQATGEEVWSLEVGKVTAGLSYAAGHVYVATEEGRFLAVDQRGQVVFEATGLGAVQVPPLPLSQEVLVANLAGKLFRFGVG, encoded by the coding sequence ATGACGGGCATGGTCCTGGGCGGGCGGTACCGCCTCGAGGCCTCCTTAGGTTCCGGGGGGATGGCGGAGGTGTGGCGGGCGGTGGACGAGCGCCTGGGGCGCAAGGTGGCGGTGAAGCTCCTCCACCCCCGGGCCCTGCCCCCCGAGAGGGAGCGGTTTCTCCTGGAGGTGCGGGCCCTTTCCCGCCTCTTCCACCCCGGGATCGTCCAGGTGCTGGACCTGGGGGAGGAGGAGGGGAGGCCCTACTTCGTCATGGAGCTGGTGGAGGGGGGCACCTTTGACCGCCTGGGGCCCTTTGAGGAGGGCCCGGAGGGGGAGCGCATCCTGGAGGCGGCCATCCGGGTGATGGAGGCCCTGGCCCACCTCCACGCCCAGGGCATCCTCCACCGGGACCTCACCCCCAAAAACATCCTCCTCACCAAGGAGGGCTACCCCAAGGTGATGGACTTCGGCCTGGCCTACCTCCTGCAGGAAAGCCGCCACCTCACCCGCACCGGCTACACCCTGGGCACCCCCACCTACATGGCCCCCGAGCAGGCCAAGGGCCTGCCCCTTACCCCCAAGGCGGACCTCTACAGCCTGGGGGCGGTCCTCTACCGCACCCTCACCGGCCGGCCTCCCTTTGAAGGGGAAAACGACCAGGCCGTCCTCTTCCAGCACGTCTACGAGGCCCCCAAACCCCCCCAGGCCCTGAACCCCGCCATCCCCAAGGGGGTAGCGGAGGCGGTGCTTTCCCTTTTGGCCAAGCACCCGGAGGAAAGGCCCTCCCATCCGCGCCTCTTCCAAAGCCCCTTGCAGGAGCTCCAGGCCCTCCGCCTTGCCACGCCCCGGGCTGGGTCCAGCCGCTCGGGCCACTACCCCCTGGCCCCCGACCCCCGCAGGCTCTCCCTCAAAGGCAAGCTGGACCTGGGAGGGGAAGCCGCCTGGCCCGGGGAGATGGTCTACGCCCACGGCCGGGTCTACCTGGGAGCGGGGCGGGGCCTGGCGGAGGTGGACCTCCTTTCGGGAACCGTGCGCCGGGAACCCCTTCCCGAGGAGGTCACTGCCCCCCCCGTGGTCCGGGGTGGGGTGTACGTGGCCGCCTGGGACGGCCGGGTGCGCCGCTTCAGGGCCCAGGCCCTGGAGTGGAGCGCGGATACGGGGGCGGAGATCACCGCCGCCCCCCTGGTCCTGGGGGAGCGGGTCTTTGTGGCCAGCCGGGACGGAAGCCTCTACGCCTTTGAGCGAGGCCGCCTCCTCTACCGCTTCCAGGCGGGGGGGCACCTCTCCGCAAGCCCCACCTTCCACCGGGGCCTCCTTTTCTTGGCCTCGGAGGACGGGTTCCTCTACGCCCTGGACCCGGACACGGGGGCTTTGCGCTACAAGGTGAAGACCGGACCCGTGCACGCCCCCGTGGCCGCCCACCGCGGGGTGCTCTTCATCCCCACCTGGGAGGGGGAGGTTTACGCCTTTGAACCCTTGGGCCGGGAAACCCTTTGGAACACCGCCGTGGAGGGTGAGATCTGGGGTGGGCTGGCCCTGGACGAGGAACGGGTGTACGTGGCCGCCTGGGACGGGATCCTAAGGGCCCTGGACCAGGCCACGGGGGAGGAGGTGTGGAGCCTCGAGGTGGGAAAGGTAACCGCAGGCCTTTCCTATGCCGCCGGGCACGTCTATGTGGCCACGGAGGAGGGGCGCTTCTTGGCCGTGGACCAAAGGGGCCAGGTGGTCTTTGAGGCCACGGGCCTGGGGGCGGTCCAGGTGCCCCCCCTGCCCCTATCCCAGGAGGTCCTGGTGGCCAACCTGGCCGGGAAGCTTTTCCGCTTTGGCGTAGGATAG
- the hisG gene encoding ATP phosphoribosyltransferase, whose protein sequence is MRRYLLTIALPKGRMFQEAYQVLRGAGLDLPPVENERALLHGKEGGIALLELRNKDVPVYVDLGIAEVGVVGKDILLDSGRDLFEPVDLGFGACRLSLIRRPGDTSPIRRIATKYPLFTSRLLKERGWVADVVELSGNIELAAVTGLADAVVDVVQTGATLRAAGLVEVEVLAHSTARLIVNRQALKLKRSLLKPLIAKLRNRDGSP, encoded by the coding sequence ATGAGGCGCTACCTTCTCACCATCGCCCTGCCCAAGGGGCGGATGTTCCAGGAGGCCTACCAGGTCCTAAGGGGGGCGGGGCTGGACCTGCCCCCCGTGGAGAACGAGCGGGCCCTCCTCCACGGGAAGGAAGGGGGCATTGCCCTCCTGGAGCTCCGCAACAAGGACGTGCCCGTCTACGTGGACCTGGGCATCGCGGAGGTGGGGGTGGTGGGCAAGGACATCCTCCTGGACTCGGGCCGCGACCTCTTTGAACCCGTGGACCTGGGCTTCGGGGCCTGCCGGCTTTCCCTCATAAGGCGCCCTGGGGACACCTCCCCCATCCGCCGCATCGCCACCAAGTACCCCCTTTTCACCAGCCGGCTTTTGAAGGAGCGGGGCTGGGTGGCGGACGTGGTGGAGCTATCCGGCAACATCGAGCTGGCCGCGGTCACGGGCCTGGCGGATGCGGTGGTGGACGTGGTGCAGACCGGGGCCACCCTAAGGGCGGCGGGCCTGGTGGAGGTGGAGGTCCTGGCCCACTCCACCGCCCGGCTCATCGTGAACCGCCAGGCCCTGAAACTGAAACGCTCGCTTTTGAAGCCCCTGATCGCTAAGCTGAG
- a CDS encoding GNAT family N-acetyltransferase: protein MAGLLQDPRQAAFVAEVEGRLVGFVEVSLRPYAEGCATRPVGYLEGWYVAPEWRWQGIGRALVEAAEAWARARGCQEMASDAELGNLLGQEVHPPGVPGGGADRAFRKDL, encoded by the coding sequence GTGGCGGGCCTCCTTCAGGACCCCCGCCAGGCCGCCTTTGTGGCCGAGGTGGAAGGGAGGCTGGTGGGCTTTGTGGAGGTTTCCTTGCGTCCTTACGCCGAGGGGTGCGCCACCCGTCCTGTGGGCTACCTGGAGGGCTGGTATGTGGCCCCTGAGTGGCGATGGCAGGGAATAGGCCGCGCCCTGGTGGAGGCCGCGGAAGCCTGGGCCCGGGCAAGGGGGTGCCAGGAGATGGCCTCGGACGCCGAGCTCGGCAACCTCCTGGGCCAGGAGGTCCACCCGCCTGGGGTACCAGGAGGTGGAGCGGATCGGGCTTTCCGCAAAGACCTTTAG